In Candidatus Hydrogenedentota bacterium, one DNA window encodes the following:
- a CDS encoding transcriptional regulator produces MNDLDRTIHEPARLRIVMILAGVDMADFNFLLETLGLTKGNLSSHMDRLEKAGYVEVIKSFKGKIPHTAFRLTKAGHDALDEYWAGLDAIRALRDGGNDKG; encoded by the coding sequence ATGAACGACCTCGACCGCACCATACACGAGCCGGCCCGGCTGCGGATTGTCATGATCCTGGCCGGTGTTGACATGGCGGATTTCAACTTCCTGCTTGAAACGCTGGGATTGACCAAAGGCAATCTGTCTTCCCACATGGACCGTTTGGAGAAGGCCGGATACGTCGAGGTAATCAAGAGTTTCAAGGGCAAGATTCCGCACACGGCGTTCCGCCTGACCAAGGCCGGCCATGACGCGCTCGACGAATACTGGGCGGGACTCGACGCCATCCGCGCCTTGCGCGACGGCGGAAACGACAAAGGCTGA
- a CDS encoding SGNH/GDSL hydrolase family protein, with product MVLASVLWIGKLCMAAAPATIPLHIAGPWAIEVGPGSIHLAGKRVVVEKAVHLDIEPPALVKVTDEKYDRLPVFNEKAPGWLKGVKMPPLQAEECSATGLLTPGSFRMKDAPGSSRFFVAGEDYGFDEFWATFGRIEGGAIAENQPVYCDYEYAHHRLDSLVAGVDGVLRVVRGAPAQALALPPAVNAGETVIANVFISGETRKLTEESLFPVDANLPPAYSGSIPVAERLLPRTLAKLREGKPVVVVAFGDSVTCGGGVGANKADWYQYQFQKLLQARFPKSPVTMLTAGWGGASSKAYLDSPRGSEHDFVRDVLEPKPDLVTIEFVNDAYLDEAGVAAHYAGVVGQLQQNGSEVILITPHLVRPDWMKVETMKFDEDPRPYVRGLRQFGEAHGIAVADASAEWCALWRRGIPYITLLANAINHPDVRGHELFARVLLGLFPEQ from the coding sequence ATGGTATTGGCATCCGTCTTGTGGATAGGCAAATTGTGCATGGCGGCCGCGCCCGCGACGATTCCGCTTCATATCGCGGGTCCTTGGGCGATCGAAGTGGGGCCGGGCAGCATCCATCTTGCCGGCAAGCGCGTCGTGGTCGAAAAAGCCGTGCATCTGGATATCGAGCCGCCGGCGCTCGTAAAAGTGACCGATGAAAAATACGACCGCCTCCCTGTCTTCAATGAAAAGGCGCCCGGCTGGCTCAAAGGCGTCAAGATGCCGCCCTTGCAAGCCGAAGAATGTTCCGCCACGGGCCTGCTGACCCCCGGATCGTTCCGCATGAAAGATGCGCCCGGTTCATCGCGTTTTTTTGTGGCCGGCGAGGATTATGGTTTCGACGAATTTTGGGCCACTTTTGGGCGGATCGAAGGCGGCGCCATTGCCGAAAACCAGCCGGTGTACTGCGATTACGAATATGCGCATCACCGCCTCGACAGTCTTGTGGCCGGTGTTGACGGCGTCCTCCGCGTTGTCCGGGGCGCGCCGGCCCAGGCGCTGGCCCTGCCGCCGGCAGTGAACGCGGGCGAAACCGTCATTGCGAATGTCTTTATCTCGGGCGAGACGCGCAAACTGACCGAAGAAAGTCTTTTCCCGGTGGATGCGAATCTTCCTCCCGCCTATTCCGGCTCGATTCCTGTTGCCGAGCGCTTGCTTCCCCGGACGCTTGCAAAACTCCGTGAAGGCAAACCGGTTGTCGTCGTCGCATTCGGCGACAGCGTCACCTGCGGCGGCGGCGTTGGCGCAAACAAGGCCGACTGGTATCAATATCAATTCCAAAAACTGTTGCAGGCGCGTTTCCCGAAATCGCCGGTTACGATGCTGACGGCCGGATGGGGCGGGGCCAGCAGCAAGGCCTACCTCGATTCGCCGCGCGGCAGCGAACATGATTTCGTCCGGGACGTGCTCGAACCCAAGCCCGACCTTGTTACCATCGAATTCGTCAACGACGCCTATCTTGACGAGGCCGGAGTCGCCGCGCACTACGCGGGAGTTGTCGGGCAGTTGCAGCAGAATGGTTCAGAAGTGATCCTCATTACGCCGCATCTTGTCCGGCCCGATTGGATGAAAGTCGAAACGATGAAATTCGACGAGGATCCGCGGCCCTATGTCCGTGGTCTCAGGCAATTCGGCGAAGCGCACGGCATCGCGGTGGCTGATGCGTCCGCCGAATGGTGTGCGCTCTGGCGGCGCGGAATTCCCTATATCACCCTTTTGGCCAACGCCATCAATCATCCCGATGTCCGCGGCCATGAACTCTTTGCGCGCGTCCTGCTCGGCCTGTTCCCGGAACAATAA
- a CDS encoding phosphomannomutase/phosphoglucomutase, protein MQINPQIFREYDIRGIAGKDLTEDVVERVAQAFTVMLRNNRKHNTVCIARDGRLSSKGFMRAIVNGITSCGVNVIDLGETPTPLLYFGLFNLPVDGGIMITGSHNPKEYNGMKVAIGNTTIHGKEIQKLGAIAMKGGFKTTRKPVTIRRMDIVPKYIAKVARIIDIKRRLKVVVDAGNGVGGRIAVPLYEKLGCEVIPLYCDVDGNFPNHHPDPTLPASLKKLIATVRRVKADCGIAFDGDADRIGGVDNTGEILWGDKLLVLFARSILREKPGATVIGEVKCSRTLYNDIEKSGGKPVMWKTGHSLIKAAMKQFHAQVAGEMSGHMFFKHRWYGFDDAIYSGARLLEFLSLGKKTLHEHLADVPKTFVTEEIRIKTEESRKFAVIAQATKYFQDEGYNVNTIDGARIEFPDGWGLLRASNTSPVLVMRCEADSRKRLKEIHDLIRAKLDELNK, encoded by the coding sequence ATGCAAATAAATCCACAGATTTTTCGCGAATACGACATTCGAGGCATTGCCGGAAAGGACCTGACGGAAGACGTCGTCGAGCGCGTCGCGCAGGCGTTCACCGTCATGTTGCGCAACAACAGGAAACACAACACCGTTTGCATTGCGCGCGACGGCCGGCTGAGTTCGAAAGGATTTATGCGCGCGATCGTCAACGGGATTACCTCGTGCGGAGTGAATGTCATAGACCTTGGCGAGACGCCGACGCCGCTGCTTTATTTCGGCCTGTTCAACCTGCCCGTGGACGGCGGCATCATGATTACCGGCAGCCACAATCCCAAAGAGTACAACGGCATGAAGGTGGCCATCGGCAACACGACGATACATGGAAAGGAAATTCAGAAACTCGGCGCCATCGCCATGAAGGGCGGGTTCAAGACCACGCGCAAGCCCGTCACAATTAGGCGCATGGACATCGTGCCGAAATACATCGCCAAGGTCGCGCGAATCATTGACATCAAACGCAGGCTGAAAGTCGTCGTTGACGCCGGCAACGGCGTCGGCGGGCGCATTGCCGTTCCGCTGTACGAAAAACTGGGCTGCGAAGTCATTCCGCTATACTGTGATGTGGATGGCAACTTCCCGAACCACCACCCGGATCCGACGTTGCCGGCCAGCCTCAAGAAACTCATCGCCACCGTGAGGCGCGTGAAAGCCGACTGCGGCATTGCGTTCGACGGCGACGCGGATCGCATCGGCGGCGTGGACAACACCGGTGAAATTCTTTGGGGCGACAAACTGCTGGTCCTGTTCGCGCGATCAATCCTTCGCGAAAAGCCCGGCGCAACCGTCATCGGCGAAGTTAAATGCTCGCGCACGCTCTACAACGACATCGAAAAAAGCGGCGGCAAGCCCGTCATGTGGAAAACCGGCCACTCGCTCATCAAGGCCGCCATGAAACAGTTTCATGCGCAGGTTGCGGGCGAGATGAGCGGCCACATGTTCTTCAAGCATCGCTGGTACGGATTCGACGACGCGATTTACTCCGGCGCGCGCCTGCTCGAATTCCTGTCGCTGGGAAAGAAAACGCTGCACGAACATCTCGCCGACGTGCCCAAGACCTTCGTAACCGAAGAAATCCGCATCAAGACCGAGGAATCGCGCAAGTTCGCCGTCATCGCCCAGGCGACGAAGTACTTCCAGGACGAGGGTTACAACGTCAATACCATTGACGGCGCCCGCATCGAATTTCCGGACGGTTGGGGACTCCTGCGCGCTTCCAACACCTCCCCCGTGCTCGTCATGCGCTGCGAAGCGGACTCCCGCAAGCGACTCAAGGAAATCCACGATCTCATCCGCGCCAAACTGGATGAGTTGAACAAATAA
- a CDS encoding M28 family peptidase, which produces MSCENQSLNDGTELRIARAQADLQALAGRLHHRLPNTAMERSAAEYIHDRLKPIAQTVEMDDFYSIDNPFIVFASYYAEFAIVSLLAIGWPLISFFYGVAVFVVYLAEFTGYRVMSRFMPQFETQNVVARFFAPNPRRTVVVMAHYDTGLKGPLERPALRRWLPWLHTGLLVCMIGVIASCAVEALHEGSPSGLYEASARWAATGFLLAGAVLVTINQWMAEPVRGANDNASGVAALLSLAERFRETPLKHVDLHLVATGANKTWMSGARQFVSTHGFDRSTTCYINLDTVGAGPPGYTTREGMLVSYRCDRDLVQAAREAAPAYGALPRCIRAASWDSLIPLAHGYRTITVTGAGEPQEMDRIAHVDGSNVVRAADFTEDLIRRLAATIEKEEKEPCK; this is translated from the coding sequence ATGTCGTGTGAAAATCAATCCCTTAACGATGGAACGGAGTTGCGAATCGCCCGCGCACAGGCTGACCTGCAGGCGCTGGCTGGACGGCTGCATCACCGCCTGCCGAATACCGCCATGGAACGTTCCGCCGCCGAATACATCCACGATCGCCTGAAACCGATTGCGCAGACCGTCGAGATGGACGATTTTTACAGCATAGACAACCCCTTCATCGTCTTTGCGTCTTACTATGCGGAATTCGCGATCGTGTCGTTGCTGGCGATCGGGTGGCCGCTGATTTCCTTTTTCTACGGCGTGGCCGTGTTCGTCGTTTACCTCGCCGAATTCACCGGGTACCGCGTCATGAGCCGTTTCATGCCCCAATTCGAGACACAAAACGTCGTGGCGCGATTCTTCGCGCCCAATCCGCGCAGGACCGTGGTCGTCATGGCGCATTACGACACCGGCCTCAAAGGCCCTCTCGAAAGGCCCGCGCTTCGGCGCTGGTTGCCGTGGCTGCACACCGGGTTGCTCGTTTGCATGATTGGAGTCATCGCCAGTTGCGCGGTCGAGGCGCTGCACGAGGGATCGCCGTCCGGTTTGTACGAAGCCAGTGCACGCTGGGCGGCCACCGGATTTTTGCTGGCCGGGGCCGTACTTGTAACCATCAACCAATGGATGGCGGAGCCCGTCCGCGGCGCGAACGACAATGCGTCCGGCGTGGCCGCATTGCTGTCCCTTGCGGAACGTTTCCGTGAAACGCCCCTGAAGCATGTCGATCTTCATCTCGTGGCGACGGGCGCGAACAAGACCTGGATGAGCGGCGCGAGGCAGTTTGTTTCCACTCATGGATTCGATCGTTCCACAACCTGCTATATCAATTTGGACACGGTCGGTGCGGGTCCGCCGGGCTACACGACCCGCGAAGGCATGCTGGTTTCGTACCGATGCGACCGCGACCTTGTTCAGGCGGCGCGGGAAGCCGCCCCGGCTTACGGCGCCCTGCCGCGTTGCATACGCGCCGCGTCTTGGGATAGCCTAATCCCCTTGGCGCACGGGTATCGGACGATTACCGTAACGGGCGCCGGTGAACCGCAGGAAATGGACAGGATTGCCCATGTGGATGGTTCCAACGTGGTCCGCGCGGCGGATTTCACGGAAGATCTGATCCGCCGATTGGCGGCAACCATCGAAAAAGAGGAGAAAGAACCATGCAAATAA
- a CDS encoding ABC transporter permease, with the protein MRTYAIARNTFREAVRDKVLYVLLFLAGASILGSKALGWISVGQDVKIMKDFSLAAIQVFGVLIAIFVGANLVYKEIDKRTLYTILSRPIRRYEFILGKYMGMGALLLVITAAMAVVATLYVLALGGTLNSSFYWAAVLIYAELLLLTAFATLMSSLAAPILGAFVVLSCFFLGHATGILVDLPKPLAESAFRPIFQIFYYIVPNLDHFNIRAEAANGVAVSSLYCLWALAYGAAYTVMLLILAVLAFEEKDV; encoded by the coding sequence ATGCGCACCTATGCCATCGCCCGCAACACGTTCCGCGAAGCCGTCCGGGACAAGGTTTTGTATGTGCTGCTGTTCCTGGCGGGGGCATCCATTCTCGGATCGAAAGCCCTCGGCTGGATCAGCGTGGGGCAGGACGTCAAAATCATGAAGGATTTCTCGCTGGCCGCCATTCAGGTGTTCGGCGTGCTCATCGCTATTTTTGTGGGCGCCAATCTGGTCTACAAGGAAATTGACAAGCGAACCCTTTATACGATTCTTTCGCGGCCGATTCGCCGATACGAATTCATCCTGGGCAAATACATGGGCATGGGGGCGCTCCTGCTTGTCATAACGGCGGCGATGGCGGTCGTTGCCACCCTTTACGTGCTGGCATTGGGCGGGACGCTGAATTCTTCCTTCTACTGGGCGGCCGTGCTTATCTATGCCGAACTCCTGCTCCTGACGGCCTTCGCCACGCTTATGTCGTCGCTGGCCGCCCCCATCCTCGGTGCGTTCGTCGTGCTGAGTTGTTTTTTTCTCGGCCATGCGACCGGCATTCTCGTGGATCTGCCCAAGCCGCTCGCTGAAAGCGCTTTTCGTCCCATCTTCCAGATTTTCTATTACATTGTTCCGAACCTTGACCATTTCAACATTCGCGCCGAGGCGGCCAACGGCGTTGCGGTGTCGTCGCTGTATTGTCTGTGGGCGCTTGCGTACGGCGCGGCCTATACGGTGATGTTGCTGATTCTTGCCGTACTGGCGTTTGAGGAAAAGGACGTCTAG
- a CDS encoding ABC transporter ATP-binding protein: protein MNAISARGLTKIYPRQLGRKAVPSLDHLDLDVGENEVFGFIGRNGAGKTTTIKLICGLIFPTAGEVKILGRVARDPGARRAIGYLPENPYYYEYLTPVETLDFYGQLNGLDASGRLREWDKLSELLDLRDIARERIRGFSKGMRQRLAFAVALVGDPRILILDEPMSGLDPIGRRATRELILRLKAEKKTVFFSTHVLSDVEQICDRVGVLVKGRLKAQGRLDELLKRHVRHVEVIATGPMDVPEPPVRISEAGSHFHAPDLESANALVKRIHQTGGHLVEFNPIRESLEDYFVQRQED from the coding sequence ATGAATGCGATTTCAGCCAGAGGTCTTACGAAGATCTACCCGCGCCAGTTGGGCAGAAAGGCCGTCCCTTCGCTCGACCACCTTGATCTCGATGTGGGTGAAAACGAGGTGTTTGGCTTCATCGGACGCAACGGGGCGGGAAAAACGACGACCATCAAGTTGATTTGCGGGTTGATCTTTCCGACGGCCGGCGAGGTCAAGATCCTCGGACGCGTCGCGCGCGATCCGGGCGCGCGGCGCGCTATCGGTTATCTGCCCGAGAACCCGTATTATTACGAGTATCTTACCCCGGTCGAAACGCTCGATTTCTACGGGCAGTTGAATGGCCTTGACGCCTCCGGGCGCCTCCGGGAATGGGACAAATTGTCGGAATTGCTCGACCTGCGCGATATCGCCCGAGAACGAATCCGCGGGTTTTCAAAGGGCATGCGGCAGCGTCTGGCGTTTGCCGTGGCGCTTGTCGGCGATCCGCGTATCCTGATTCTCGATGAACCCATGAGCGGCCTCGATCCCATCGGCCGACGGGCGACGCGAGAGTTGATTCTTCGCTTGAAGGCGGAGAAGAAGACCGTGTTTTTTTCGACACACGTCTTGAGCGACGTCGAACAAATCTGTGACCGTGTGGGTGTTCTTGTCAAGGGCCGCCTCAAGGCACAGGGCCGACTTGACGAACTCCTGAAACGACATGTGCGTCATGTCGAGGTGATAGCAACCGGCCCCATGGATGTTCCGGAACCGCCTGTTCGCATATCCGAGGCGGGTTCCCATTTTCATGCGCCCGATCTGGAATCGGCGAACGCCCTGGTGAAACGCATTCACCAAACGGGGGGGCATCTGGTCGAATTCAACCCCATCCGCGAATCCCTCGAGGACTATTTCGTGCAGAGGCAGGAGGATTGA
- a CDS encoding hemolysin family protein, with the protein MSLFISFLVLLAALALQALFEGYEIGFISSNPISVRRLAEQERSERAARLLQWIETPDRLIATILVGANLMVVICTVVVSRMVETLVPVHLSEIVNNLISTLFLAPIMLIFVGIIPKSVFRTMPTRLSLAFLPAIQFFYRILAPVAIPFTWLVRGSLYLIGAEQRPIRPLVSSLEEVRDLVDESVGQGAIEPEEQEMIHSVIDLQDMTVKEIMVPRIAIQALPDTATRTELAKLFVETGRTRVAIYRETIDQIIGVVSAYALLRDEDPACEDIARFVKQVRHIPDTMKVGDLLREFKQHKQHMAIVTDEYGGTDGLVTIEDIVEEILGEIQDEYDNEESQIHKLGPNAYVVDARMPLEEAAKAIGIPIEDDEVETIGGWLMHIAGCIPAQGQVIEHERLRMTVLAGGASHVSRIRMELLPDSKPKTET; encoded by the coding sequence ATGAGCTTGTTCATTTCCTTCCTTGTGTTGTTGGCCGCCTTGGCGCTGCAGGCCCTTTTCGAAGGGTACGAGATCGGATTTATCAGTTCGAATCCGATCAGCGTGCGGCGGCTGGCCGAACAGGAGCGTTCGGAACGCGCCGCGCGCCTATTGCAATGGATTGAAACACCTGATCGGTTGATTGCCACGATTCTCGTCGGGGCAAACCTCATGGTCGTGATTTGCACGGTCGTCGTGTCGCGGATGGTCGAAACCCTTGTTCCGGTACATCTGTCCGAAATCGTCAACAATCTGATTTCGACCCTGTTCCTTGCGCCGATCATGCTGATTTTCGTGGGAATAATTCCCAAAAGCGTTTTCCGGACCATGCCCACCCGGCTTTCGCTGGCATTTCTTCCGGCCATCCAGTTCTTTTATCGCATACTGGCGCCGGTGGCCATTCCCTTCACTTGGCTGGTTCGCGGTTCCCTTTATCTGATAGGCGCCGAGCAGCGTCCCATCCGCCCGCTGGTCTCTTCGCTTGAGGAAGTGCGCGACTTGGTGGACGAAAGCGTGGGGCAGGGCGCCATCGAACCGGAAGAACAGGAAATGATTCATTCGGTGATCGATCTGCAGGACATGACCGTCAAGGAAATCATGGTGCCGCGCATTGCCATACAAGCCCTTCCCGACACGGCCACGCGAACGGAACTGGCCAAACTTTTTGTCGAAACGGGGCGCACCCGCGTCGCCATCTACCGTGAAACCATCGATCAGATTATCGGGGTCGTCAGCGCCTATGCGCTGCTTCGCGACGAGGATCCCGCCTGTGAGGACATCGCGCGATTCGTGAAGCAAGTCCGTCATATTCCCGATACCATGAAAGTGGGTGACCTCCTGCGAGAATTCAAGCAACACAAGCAGCATATGGCCATCGTAACCGACGAATACGGCGGCACGGACGGCCTCGTCACCATCGAGGACATTGTCGAGGAAATCCTGGGGGAAATTCAGGACGAGTACGACAACGAGGAGAGCCAGATCCACAAGTTAGGTCCGAACGCCTATGTCGTTGACGCGCGCATGCCGCTCGAAGAAGCCGCGAAGGCCATCGGCATCCCGATCGAGGACGATGAGGTCGAAACCATCGGTGGATGGCTGATGCACATCGCCGGCTGCATTCCGGCGCAAGGACAAGTCATCGAACATGAGCGCCTGCGCATGACGGTGCTTGCAGGAGGCGCGAGCCATGTGTCGCGCATCAGAATGGAGTTGTTGCCCGATTCAAAGCCGAAGACCGAAACCTGA
- a CDS encoding hemolysin family protein — MVSRRKRHERGSVLIPAGLCALILPITASFVAKADAAAVLTYGALWENLPHFFPANVLVLLGALLVLSALFSSCETAFLAIQKPRLRAMRQEKALTARWVVAMLDEPGRLLTTILVGNLLVNTLIGVMLGSRLSGWFEAAGTGAVVSYSATIAICTTVLLVFGEVLPKVFAIRVQEAYARVAVVPLLAADRLLAPLCATLLRVTDFLFQITHFSAFHAAPYITDEELKTILSDEQTPSAIKEEGRQMIRRILEFHDVSLREILIPRPDVIALSEDATVAEAHAQFREYEFSRIPVYRDDLDHIVGILFAKDLLPSVLQGETSRTVKSLARPAHFVPQTMSVQQFIRNVQRQRSHMAIVVDEYGGTAGIVTLHDAIEQIVGSLGDEGDEEQPSCERVAEGVYRVRGSVPIEELSDLLEIPLEDEEHHTVAGFLMAHMEKVPAAGDTFVHAGVRFTVERVEGKRADTVRVEMAAETEEGPA, encoded by the coding sequence ATGGTTTCACGGAGGAAACGGCATGAAAGGGGATCGGTTCTGATCCCCGCCGGCCTGTGTGCGTTGATCCTGCCGATTACCGCGTCATTCGTCGCCAAGGCCGATGCGGCCGCTGTATTGACGTATGGCGCGTTATGGGAAAACTTACCGCATTTCTTCCCGGCCAATGTACTCGTTTTACTCGGCGCGCTTTTGGTGCTGTCCGCTCTTTTTTCTTCCTGCGAGACGGCTTTTCTGGCGATTCAGAAACCCCGCCTCCGCGCCATGCGTCAGGAAAAGGCGCTGACGGCGCGATGGGTCGTGGCGATGCTGGACGAGCCGGGACGGCTTCTGACGACCATCCTCGTCGGTAATTTGCTCGTCAACACCCTTATCGGCGTAATGCTCGGAAGCCGCCTGAGCGGCTGGTTTGAAGCCGCCGGGACGGGCGCCGTTGTTTCTTATTCCGCCACGATAGCGATTTGTACGACGGTGTTGCTCGTTTTCGGCGAGGTTCTCCCGAAAGTCTTTGCCATTCGTGTGCAGGAAGCCTATGCGCGAGTGGCGGTCGTTCCGCTTCTTGCCGCCGATCGTCTGCTGGCGCCGCTCTGCGCCACGCTGTTGCGCGTGACGGATTTTTTGTTCCAGATCACGCATTTCAGCGCATTCCATGCGGCGCCGTACATCACCGACGAGGAATTGAAAACTATTCTTTCGGACGAGCAGACGCCCAGCGCCATCAAGGAGGAAGGACGGCAGATGATTCGCCGTATTCTCGAATTCCACGATGTGTCGCTTCGCGAGATCCTGATTCCGCGCCCGGACGTGATTGCCTTGTCGGAAGACGCCACCGTCGCCGAAGCCCACGCCCAATTCCGCGAATACGAATTTTCGCGCATCCCCGTTTACCGGGATGATTTGGATCACATCGTGGGCATCCTTTTCGCCAAGGATCTCCTGCCCAGTGTGTTGCAGGGCGAAACATCCCGGACGGTCAAGAGCCTTGCGCGCCCCGCCCACTTTGTGCCGCAGACCATGAGCGTCCAGCAATTCATCCGAAATGTCCAGCGCCAGCGGTCTCACATGGCCATCGTGGTGGATGAATACGGCGGAACGGCCGGAATCGTGACCCTGCACGATGCCATCGAGCAGATTGTGGGCAGTCTTGGCGACGAGGGAGACGAGGAACAACCGTCCTGCGAACGGGTAGCCGAAGGCGTCTATCGCGTCAGGGGCAGCGTCCCGATTGAAGAACTGAGCGATCTGCTCGAAATTCCGTTGGAAGACGAGGAACACCACACGGTTGCGGGATTTCTCATGGCCCACATGGAAAAGGTGCCTGCCGCGGGCGACACGTTCGTGCATGCCGGCGTTCGTTTCACGGTCGAACGCGTCGAGGGCAAACGCGCCGATACGGTCCGCGTGGAAATGGCCGCCGAAACGGAGGAGGGACCCGCATGA
- the ybeY gene encoding rRNA maturation RNase YbeY: MMVLTLENRSVLKQLYRPDALRRILARIAAGEKHETGGIVHVVFCDDAEMAALNRKYRKARGATDVLAFAYKPVPGCPGTKKNLGDIILSLETIERRCAGDLKSMRFEVRLLFCHGVLHLLGYRHDSAAQCRSMAEKQARYLGVTPEEAWLIKH, encoded by the coding sequence ATGATGGTTCTAACGCTGGAAAATCGTTCCGTCCTGAAACAACTTTATCGCCCCGACGCGTTGCGCCGGATTCTCGCGCGAATCGCCGCCGGCGAAAAACATGAAACCGGCGGGATTGTGCATGTCGTATTTTGCGATGACGCCGAAATGGCCGCCTTGAACCGGAAGTATCGGAAGGCGCGAGGCGCCACCGACGTGCTGGCTTTTGCATACAAACCCGTTCCCGGATGCCCCGGCACGAAAAAAAACCTCGGTGACATCATCCTATCCCTGGAAACCATTGAACGGCGCTGTGCCGGCGACTTGAAATCCATGCGATTTGAAGTCCGTCTGTTGTTTTGTCATGGTGTTTTACATCTTCTGGGATACCGTCACGACAGCGCCGCGCAATGCCGTTCAATGGCTGAAAAACAGGCCCGGTATCTTGGCGTGACGCCCGAAGAAGCCTGGCTGATCAAGCATTGA